Proteins found in one Bremerella volcania genomic segment:
- a CDS encoding alpha/beta hydrolase — translation MRRIILLGIAMLLLALQITDLVAQNAKKKTPPPFNWVNPPRMLPPGVQHGVFKSPSMKQDVGYCIYLPPSYEKDTDRRYPVVYYLHGGRPGSEAKSIGLANYFQRYMTNSEAPDMIYVFVNGGPVSHYNLADRENAMGENVFVYELIPFIDKTYRTIADRKGRGLEGFSQGGRGTTRIMFKHPNLFCSAAPGGSGYETEKRISEENGRESENLVFAPGDNTWDLARNYAESKEPPLRIMLHVGTEGFNYNNNLEYMKFLESLRIPFERIIVAGAPHSAQKIYDKRGLELVQFHAESFRRSGALPAQ, via the coding sequence ATGCGTCGAATCATACTTCTTGGTATCGCAATGCTGTTGCTCGCACTGCAAATCACGGACTTAGTGGCGCAGAACGCCAAGAAGAAGACACCACCGCCATTCAACTGGGTCAATCCACCTCGTATGTTGCCACCCGGTGTGCAGCATGGCGTTTTTAAGAGCCCATCGATGAAGCAGGATGTGGGTTACTGCATCTACCTGCCACCATCGTACGAAAAGGATACGGATCGTCGCTATCCGGTCGTCTACTACTTGCATGGGGGCCGACCAGGAAGTGAGGCCAAGAGTATTGGGCTGGCGAACTATTTCCAACGCTACATGACCAATTCGGAAGCGCCAGACATGATCTATGTGTTCGTCAACGGTGGTCCAGTGAGCCACTATAATCTTGCCGACCGTGAGAACGCGATGGGTGAGAATGTCTTCGTTTATGAACTGATCCCATTTATCGACAAGACGTATCGCACCATTGCCGATCGCAAAGGGCGTGGCCTCGAAGGTTTCTCGCAAGGAGGTCGCGGAACAACACGGATTATGTTCAAACATCCCAACCTGTTCTGTTCGGCTGCTCCAGGGGGATCGGGTTACGAAACCGAGAAGCGAATCTCGGAAGAGAACGGTCGCGAGAGTGAAAACCTGGTCTTCGCCCCCGGCGACAATACCTGGGATCTGGCACGAAATTATGCCGAAAGCAAAGAGCCCCCATTACGCATCATGTTGCACGTCGGCACCGAAGGGTTTAACTACAACAACAACCTGGAGTACATGAAGTTTCTCGAGTCGCTGAGAATTCCTTTCGAGCGAATTATCGTGGCAGGAGCCCCGCATAGCGCTCAGAAGATCTACGACAAACGTGGCCTGGAACTTGTTCAATTCCATGCCGAAAGTTTCCGCCGGTCCGGAGCCTTGCCGGCCCAATAA